The genomic window ACTCTTTATCAACAATCAAGAAATGATTTAAATCAAAATTAATTTTGTCAAACTCAATTTTTTCATTGTCAATTTCAATTTCTGTAACTTTAAATGGAAGTCCAATTAAATTGATTTTATATTTAGAATAAGGTGTTTCGTATTTCCCTTCTTTGTGAAGCTGAATAATAAGCTCTTTTTCTTTTCCTATATTTCTTAGTGACAAATAGCTGTAACGCCCTTTTTTATAATCATAACCGTCTTGGGCATCTTCATAAACTGCCGATTGCTCTTTACCATTTTTATAGTAAACATCAAGTGTCAGTTCATCAAATTCTAATTCGCCAACAAATTGCTGAACTGGATACTTAGGAATAATGGCACCAGCTTTTACAAAAACCGGAATTTCATCAAATTTACTATCAATCCAGATTTCTCTTCCTCCCATAAAAAGCTCATTTGTCCAGTAGTTATACCATTCTCCTCTAGGAATATACATACGTCTACCTACAGCGTTAGGTTCAAGTATTGGACATACTAAAATTTGATTTCCAAAGATAAATTCATCGTTTCGATAATGGGTCTGCGTATCGTCCTGATCAAAGTAAACTAATGGTTTTAACATCGGAACTCCTTCTTCAATATATTGCCAAAACATGGTATATAAATAAGGTAATAGTTGATAACGAAGGCTCACAAATTTTCTAGTGATATTAATTACTTCCTCGTCAAATGACCAAGGTTCTTGATTTCCATGATCTCCAGAAGAGTGTGTTCTACAAAACGGATGAAAAACGCCTAACTGAATCCAACGTGCATATAACTCTCCAGAAGGCTGTTCTGCAAATCCTCCAATGTCAGAACCTGTGAATCCCATTCCAGAAATAGACATTCTCTGCACTTGTATATTTGCAATCCATAAATGCTCCCAAGTCGCCACATTATCTCCTGTCCAAGAAGAAGTATATCGCTGCGCTCCAGAATAAGCCGATCTTGTAATGACAAATGGACGTTTCGGATAAGCAAATCGTTTTACACCATGATAAGTCGCCCTTGCCATCTGAGTTCCATAAATATTATGTGCCTTTCTATGACTGCAAGGATTTCCATCGTAAAAGTGGCGAACATCCATCGGAAATGTTTTATTTGGAACTTCCATTACTGCAGGTTCATTCATATCATTCCAAACTCCTTTTACGCCAATTTCTGAAACTAATTCTTTAAATAAACCAGCCCACCATTCTCTAACTGCAGGATTTGTATAATCAGGAAAATTGCATTCGCCTGGCCAGACTTTTCCTTTCATATAAGGGCCATCGGCTCTTTTACAGAAATAATCTTTTTCTAAAGCTTCTTTGTAAACCCAGTAATCTTTATCAATTTTAATTCCTGGATCTATGATTACAACTGTTTTAAAACCATCCTCGGCTAATTCAGCAACCATTTTTTTTGGATCTGGAAAATAGTTTTTATTCCAAGTAAAACATCGAAAACCATCCATATAATCAATATCCAAATAAATGGCATCACACGGAATTTGAAGTTCCCTGAATTTTGAAGTGATTTCCTTTACTTTGCTTTCCGGATAATAACTCCATTTGCATTGATGATAGCCTAAAACCCAAAGTGGCGGCAATTCTGGTTTTCCTGTTAAATCGGTATAAGTCGTTACAACATCTTGCATTTGAGGCCCGTAAATGAAATAATAGTTCATTTCGCCACCTTCTGCCCAAAAACTGGTAATGTTTCTTCTTTCCTGACAAAAATCGAAGAAAGTTCTAAAAGTATTGTCAAAAAATATTCCGTACGACTGTTTGTTATGTAAGCCAATGTAAAACGGAACAACTTTATATAAAGGTTCCTGATCTTTTTGGTAAGCATATTGATCTGTAGCAAAATTTTCTACCCTCTTGCCCTTAAGATTCATTTGAGTAGCTTTATCTCCAAGACCGTAATAACATTCACCATCTTTAGAGTATTTGCTCATTTTTACAATATTTCCGCCATATTCGTAGCTTTCTTCCCAATGAAAACCAAGCTCATCTTCTAGAATTAAAAAATCGTTTAAATCATAAATGGAGAGACGAAGATCTGCTTTTTGGATTTTACATTTTACTTTGCTTGTTCTAATCTGGAAATACGTTTCTTCCTCAGTCAGTTCCAAAAAATTATAACCGTGAAGCTGCGTTTTATCAATAGCGTATGAGAAGTCGTTACTGAAATAACCTTTTGTAGTAAAACGAAATCGGATTAAACTATCACGAAGAATAGTAACTTTTAAAATTACTTTGTTATCCGTGTTAAAGAAAATAGAATCTCCTTCATGTTCATAAGAGACAATTTTTGATGGGTATAAATCGCCTTTGTATTCTAATGATGTGTTTGTAATCATATCTCGAATGAATTAATTTAACATTTTCCTCCTATTCAAACATACAAAAAAAGTTCGTAACACCCTATGAATAAAAGGTTTATTAACGAAAACGATTTTTCTGAATGAGTTTCAAATTACAAATCAAAAAATCAGCAATTTGATAATTTTGAAACGATATAATGACAAAATCTCACTTCAAGATTTTTTATTCAATCAAAGAATATACAGTAACACTTAAAGGCGGTAAAATTAATGCTACAGAAAAATCTCTTCCATCATAAGCGATTGTTTCAATTTTTAATGCTTTAGAATTTCCGACACCGCCTCCACCATAAATTACAGCATCACTATTAAAAATCTCTTGCAATTTTCCTTTTTTAGGAATTCCTATTCTGTAATTCTCTCTAACGACCTGAGTAAAATTACAGACCACAATTAAATTCTCATCAGGATTATTCCCTTTTCGGATGTAAGATAAAATCGCATTTTGATGATCTGAATAATTAATCCATTCAAAACCATCACCTCTAAATTGCTTTTCATACAAGGCGGGTTGAGACTTATACAATTGATTCAAATCTGTAATCAATCTTTTTATTCCAGAATGAAAGTCATATTGCAGCAAATGCCAGTCTAAACTTTGTTCAAAATTCCATTCAGAAGTTTGACCAAATTCGGCTCCCATAAACAAGAGTTTCGTTCCTGGATGCGTAAACATATAGCCGTACAAAAGTCTCAAATTTGCAAAACGCTGCCATTCATCGCCAGGCATTTTATAAATAAGCGAATTTTTACCATACACCACTTCGTCATGCGAAAACGGAAGCATGAAATTCTCAGTAAAGGCATAAGTCATCGAAAAAGTCAATTCGTTCTGATGGTATTTTCTATAGACCGTCTCTTTTTGAAAATATTTAAGAGTGTCGTGCATCCACCCCATCATCCATTTCATCCCAAAACCTAAACCACCTACAGAAGTCGGTCTTGAAACCATAGGAAACGAAGTACTTTCTTCTGCAATAGTCTGAACTCCATCAAAATTAGAATAAATTACCTCATTAAATTCTTTAAGAAAACTAATTGAGTCCAAATTTTCTCTTCCTCCAAAAATATTAGCTTCCCATTCGCCATCTTTTCTAGAATAATCCAAATAAAGCATAGACGCTACAGCATCGACTCGAAGTCCGTCTATATGATAATTTTGAAGCCAAAAAACAGCATTGCTTATTAAGAAAGCTCGAACTTCATTTCTTCCATAATTAAAAACTAAACTTTTCCAATCTGGATGATATCCTTTTCTTCGATCAGGATGTTCATACAAATGAGATCCATCAAAAAAACCTAAACCGTGCGCGTCATCTGGAAAATGAGACGGAACCCAATCTAAAATTACTCCAATTCCTTCCTGATGCAATCGATCCACCAAAACCATAAAATCCTGTGGTTTGCCAAAGCGTGAAGTCGGTGCAAAATAACCCGTTAATTGATATCCCCAAGAAGGATCATACGGATATTCCATAATAGGCATGAACTCAACATGTGTAAAACCAGTTTCTTTTACATATTTGACTAAATCATCTGCAAGTTCCAAATAAGTCAAAAACCGATTATGTTCTGCTCTTTTCCAAGATCCCAAATGCACTTCATAAACTGAATATGGCTTGTCTAATGCATTATATTCCTGACGATTCTGCATCCAATTTTGATCTTTCCACTTATAATCCAAATCCCAAACTACAGAGGCTGTGTGAGGAGGTTTTTCGCAATAACGAGCAAAGGGATCGACCTTTTCCGTAATTACGCCATTGATATTGGATTGAATTTTATACTTATAAAGCGCTCCTTTCGAAATATCAGGAATAAATCCTTCCCAAATTCCCGAAGAATCCCAGCGTACATTTAAATTATGTTCGTCCTGTGTCCAATAATTGAAATCGCCAACTACAGAAACAGATTGAGCCGTTGGAGCCCAAACAGCAAAATAAACGCCTTTAACTCCGTTCACCTCAGTTAAATGAGCTCCTAATTTTTCATATAATCTGAAGTGTTTACCCGCTTTGAATAAATCTATATCAAAATCAGTAAAAAGAGAATGTGCGATTACTTTTGTCATATTTGGTTTTTATGGCGATTGGAATTTGGAATTCGGATTTTGGAATTTGGAATTTTAATATTGTTTTTTCAGGTTTTATTCAATTCTAAAATTATCTGAAAGCGTCACTCCTTTTTTAATAACAACAATACCGTCTTTTATGCTGTACAATTCATTCGTAAAATTGTCCAAATGTTTGCCTCCGCTAATATGAACATTGTTTCCAATACGGACATTTTTATCAATCAAAGCGTTATTTATAAAGCAGTTTTCGCCAATTCCAACATGAATTTTATTAATACTGCTTTCATGGTTCATTTCATCAAGATCTTGATAGAAATCATTACCCATAACGTAGCAGTTCTCTAAAACGGTTCCTTCTCCAATTCTTGAGCGAATTCCAATAACCGAACTTTTGATTTCTTTGGCATTGATTATACAGCCTTCAGAAATTAAAGATTGATTGATAATTGAATTTCTAAATTTAGATGGTGGCAGTAATCTCGGTCTTGTAAAAATTTTATTCTCATTATCAAATAAATTAAACTCCGGAATATCTGCAGTTAATCCAATATTGGCTTCAAAAAACGATTCAATATTTCCGATATCAGTCCAATATCCTTCATATTGATAACTTAATATTTTATGTTTTCCAACAGATTGCGGAATAATTTCTTTACCAAAATCTTTCGTTTCTTGATCAGCCATCAATTCTTCCAGCAATGACTTATTGAAAATATAAATCCCCATCGAAGCCAAATATTTTTTGCCTTTTTCCTGCATTTGCTCACTCACTTCAGATTCCCATTCAGGCAATAAAGAAGCATGAGGTTTTTCTATAAACGCATGGATATTATTTTCATGATCTGTTTTAAGAATTCCAAATTCTGGCGCATCTTTTGCATTTACAGGTAAAGTTGCAATAGAAATTTCAGCATCAGCAGCAATATGCGCTTCCAGCATTTCATTAAAATCCATTTGATACAATTGATCCCCCGAAAGAATTAAAGCGTGATCGAAATCGTGTTTTAAAAAATGCGACATACATTGCCTTACAGCATCAGCCGTTCCTTGAAACCAAGTTGGATTATCTGGAGTTTGTTCAGCTGCCAATATATCAACAAAAGACTGGCTGAAAATACTAAAATTAAAAGTGTTTTTAATGTGAGCGTTTAGAGACGCAGAATTGAATTGTGTCAAAACAAATATTTTAAAAATATCAGAATTGATACAATTCGAAATCGGGATATCAACCAAACGATACTTTCCACCAATCGGAACCGCTGGTTTTGATCTTGTTTCTGTCAATGGAAATAAACGTGAACCTTGTCCACCTCCTAAAATAATGGCGACTACATTTTTCTTTTTAAATTTCATCTTGCTGAATTATTAAGTTGTATATTTCGATATATTCTTGGCAAACTCTCTCCCAGGAATGATCTGCTGACATTCCTCTTTTTAAAACTTTATTGAAATTTATTTTATCCTCATACAACCTAACCGCACGATTTATTGAATAGCATATGTCAGCCACAGAAGCTTGATCATGACAAACTCCGTTTCCTTCATCTCCAAAATCAATAACCGTATCTCTCAATCCTCCAGTTCTTCTAACAATCGGAATTGTTCCGTATCTCATCGCATACATCTGATTCAATCCACAAGGTTCAACTCTTGATGGCATTAGAATATAATCTGAACCCGCATAAATCAAATGTGCTAATTCTTCATTATAACCTATAAAAACATTGTAATCTCCTTTGTAATCATTTCGAAGGTGAGTCAGTTGTGACTCAATTGTTGCATTACCAGAACCCAGAACCAGAATATTAATTTCTTCGAAATGTTCTGACAAAGCCAAAGCAGAAGCATGCGGAAGCAAATCGCCTCCTTTTTCTTCAAACAATCTTCCAATAAAGCTAAACAGTGGCTTTGAAGGGTCTAAATCAAACTCTTCACACAGTTTTTCTTTATTTTTCTTTTTTCCTACTTCAAAATCTTCAATCGAATAATTTTCTGCAATCATTTGATCTTTCAACGGATTCCAAACTTCAATGTCAATTCCGTTTAAAATTCCTTTTGATTTGTTTCGTACAGAATTAAAAAGAGATTCTAAACCATTGGCAGAAATATTAATTTCATTTAAATAACTTGGAGAAACGGTAGTTACCGCGTTCGCACATTTGATACCTACCGCCAAAGAGTTTATCGAATTGTTCCATTCTAAAAATCCAACATGTCTCAAATCAAATTCTGGCAGATAATATAGCTTATCAAAACCAAACCATCCTTGATACAAACCATTATGAATTGTTATGACAGTTTTCACATCTTTTAAATTCTCATATTTATAAGCAAACTGAAGCAAAAACGGAATAACTCCTGTATGATGATCATGGCAGTTAATAACATCTGGAATTTTATTTCGTGCTATAATCCAATCGAGTGTTGCAATTTGAAATGATAAAAATCTTTCTATATCATCTTCGTACCCATAAACATTCGGACGATTAAATAATTCATCAATTTCTATTAGGTACAGTTCATATCCTAATTTATCAGTAGTTTCCTTTAAGACGCTAAACGGAAAATGAAAATTTCCTAATTTAACTGTTCCCCAATGAACACATTCAAAATCATTTTCACGTCTAAACTTTGTGTCATAACAAGGAATTACAACTCTAACATCATGTCCTGCAGATTGCTGATATTTAGGCAATGCACCAACTACATCTCCCAAGCCTCCAACCTTCGCCACAGGATAACATTCTGCACTAATATGAAATATTTCCATTCAAGAAATTAATTTATGATTATAGATAAGAAGCAATCATTTAAATGCTATTTTTATGCTTTTTAAATTTAGCAAAAAAACAAGCAAAATCCTTCTTTTAAATCAGTTTTATTGAAATGGCAAAAAAGGCAATTAATCCTACTAAATCGTTAAAAATTCCGAAGATTATTATAATTTCTGCGAAAATTTGTGCTTTTATATCAACAAAATTAGTAACAAAGTTTGCGGCAAAGATTTTTACAAGTCCAATAAAGCACAAAGTTCCAAAACGCGAGTTGGAAATGAATTCAAAAAGTCAGCAAAAGTTAGTTTATGTTCCTGCTATTGACAAAAGTGTAGTCACTTATATATATGGTAAAAGCCAACGAAAAGTATTACTGGTTCACGGCTGGTCTGGAAGGGGAACTCAACTTTTTAAGATTGCCGATGAACTACTAGCAAATGGCTATTCTACAGTTAGTTTTGATGCGCCTGCTCACGGAAAATCAAAAGGAAAGACCACAATAATGTCTGAATTTATAGCTTCTATATTAGAAATAGAAAAACAATTTGGTCCTTTTGAAATTGCAATAGGGCATTCTTTAGGCGGAATGTCTGTCCTTAACTCTATCAAAGACGGACTTAAAGTAGAAAAAGCAGTAATAATAGGAAGTGGTGATATAGTTCAGGATATTTTAGATGAATTTATATTTAAATTAGGATTGAAGAAAGAAATTAGCATACATCTAAGAGATTATTTTGAAAGTATGTACCAAGTTAAAATGGATGATTTTTCAGCTTATAAAGCTGCTCAGAAAGTAGAAATCCCCGTTTTGGTTATGCATGATAAAGACGATCCTGAAGTTTCAGTTAAAGCAGGAATACATATTCATGAAAACCTTAAAAATGGTACTTTGTTTTTGACTGAAGGACTTGGGCACCGAAAAATCTTAGGAAATCAGAATGTTATTAAAAAGATTCTAGATTTTATTAAAAATGCTTAAATTTATTCATATAAAAAACTAATTATCAATATCTTAAATTTTAGTAAAATGAATCTATTTAGTGAAGATGAAGATTGGGAAGCTAAATTGAAGCCTATTTTAAAAAAATACAAAGGCAAGAAGCATCCGCTTGAATATCAAAATACTTATCAATTATTAGTGATGGTTATTCTCTCTGCACAAGATTCTGATGCCAATATAAATACAATAGCCCCAAAATTATTCGAAAAATATCCAACATTAAAAAGTATATCGCAAACAGATATAGAAACTTTTACATCACACATTACTAAAGTTCGAAATTATACCACAAAAGCACAATGGATTCTAGATATAGCAAAAACTATTAAAGAAGATGCAAATATTCCTTTAACAATGTCAGGTTTGACAGCGCTAAAAGGCGTTGGAAGAAAATCTGCGAATGTTATACTAAGAGAAACAAATAAACCCGCAGAAGGAATTATTGCTGACTTACATGTTATTCGTGTTGCGCCGAGAATCGGAATTATAAAAGAAAGTAAAGATGGAAATAAGGTAGAAAAAGATTTAATGCAAATTCTTCCTAAGAATATTTGGTCGGAAATAGGAATGGCAATTTCTTTTTTAGGAAGAGAAACCTGCAGACCAAAACCAAAATGTCTTGAATGTCTTTTAGCAGATATTTGTCTTTATTACAATACAGAAGTAATCTAACTACTTCCTTCTAGTATCAATTAAATAAATAATCTTCCAAGAGTCTTTTTCTTTAAATAATGTAAAAGCATTCACCCCTGTATGACTTAATTTATCATTGATATAAAATTCATATGGAGTCCAAACATGTGCCATACTTCCATCAATCTGAATATTATAGCTTAAAATCTTCTCCTGAAATTTCATGCTTACAGGAATTGAAGCAATAGATTTATAAAATTCTTTTACACTTTCATTAGACAATTTATTCCCTTTTACAGTGCTTTCGCTAATGGATTGCAAAATCATTTTATCTGCACAAACTAATTTAATCTTTGTTGAGTCTCGTTGATGAAATCCTTCAAAAAAAGATTCAATGCATTTTTGAACTTCTTGTTTTTGAGCATTGCATGATAACCCAAAAAGAAGAAAAAAGATACTAATATAAGTTTTCATAACGATGAAAAGTTTTTAAACACCAAATTGAGAAAAATGATGGTCCAAATGTTTTGCAAACATATTATTCCATTCTTTAGAAGACAATACACCAAAAGAAAGCGATTCTTTACCATCAAATTCTTTTTCTCCTAATTCTTGTGTTTTTTGAATATAAGAAATCAATCTGTTTTTCTCCAATTCAAAATCACGATCCCCTTTAATAATAAATTGCGGAGCCGTACTAAGATTTCTTGGATAAGGAGATTCGCTTACTACTTTATTCTTAGCCAATAGTTTTAAAAGAAGTTTCATAACAACATTTGGTTTAGGATGAATATTATCATAAACCATTTCATACGTTACGTTGCAATGAGCTAACATTTGGTCAACAGACATCTTACCCCAAAGTGGCATAGAATCAGATTTAAGCTGATTCACTCTATTTACAAATTGATTACAATCTTCTTTCAGAAAAACATTTTGCATAGCTTACAAATATTATAATAACAAAGTAAAAATATAAAATTTAGAGGCTGATCTCAATTTAATCCAAAAAAAAAACTTCAATTAGCAAAAGCTAATTGAAGTTTTAGTACTCAGAGCGGGACTTGAACCCGCACGAACATTGCTGTTCACTGGATTTTAAGTCCAGCGTGTCTACCAATTTCACCATCCGAGCATTATGTGGTACCTCCAGGGATCGAACCAGGGACACATGGATTTTCAGTCCATTGCTCTACCATCTGAGCTAAGGTACCATTATCACTTATATTTCTATAAGTGAAGATTAGAATAAAAAACCCCGTTAATGTAAACAGGGTTTTTAAAAGAAAGGCGACGACATACTCTCCCACAATGATGCAGTACCATCTGCGCAGGCGGGCTTAACTTCTCTGTTCGGGATGGGAAGAGGTGAGCCCCGCCGCAATAACCACCTTAAGGCTATTCGCTGCAAGCAGCTTTTAATTATTAATTATCAATTGTAAATTGTTAATTATCAATTAAACAATATTTTAACATACTGAGATAAAGAAACAAATAAGCTTTATTTAAGAAAGTTCCTTCCCGAGCCATTGGCTCGGGAAAAAGGGTGTGCATAAGCTTACGGATTATTAGTACTACTCGACTGTGACATTACTGCCTTTACATCTGTAGCCTATCAACGTGGTCATCTTCCACGATCCTTAAAAGAAATCTCATCTTGTGGTGGGTTTCGCGCTTATATGCTTTCAGCGCTTATCCCTTCCCAACGTAGCTACTCTGCGGTGCCCCTGGCGGGACAACAGATACACTAGAGGTTAGTCCAATTCGGTCCTCTCGTACTAGAATCAGATCCACTCAAATTTCTAACGCCCGCAGTAGATAGAGACCGAACTGTCTCACGACGTTCTGAACCCAGCTCGCGTGCCACTTTAATGGGCGAACAGCCCAACCCTTGGGACCTTCTCCAGCCCCAGGATGTGACGAGCCGACATCGAGGTGCCAAACCCCCCCGTCGATATGAGCTCTTGGGGGAGATCAGCCTGTTATCCCCGGCGTACCTTTTATCCTTTGAGCGATGGCCCTTCCATGCGGAACCACCGGATCACTATGCTCTACTTTCGTACCTGATCGACCTGTATGTCTCTCAGTCAAGCTCCCTTATGCCATTGCACTCTACGCACGGTTACCAAGCGTACTGAGGGAACCTTTAGAAGCCTCCGTTACTCTTTTGGAGGCGACCACCCCAGTCAAACTACCCACCAAGCACTGTCCCCCACATCGCGGGGTTAGGCCTCAGATAAACAAAGGGTTGTATTTCAACAATGACTCCACAGCGCCTGGCGACGCCGCTTCAAAGTCTCCAACCTATCCTACACATCATTTATCCAAGGTCAATACTAAGCTATAGTAAAGGTGCACAGGGTCTTTTCGTCCCACTGCGGGTAAACGGCATCTTCACCGTTACTACAATTTCACCGAGCTCATGGCTGAGACAGTGTCCAGATCGTTACACCATTCGTGCAGGTCGGAACTTACCCGACAAGGAATTTCGCTACCTTAGGACCGTTATAGTTACGGCCGCCGTTTACTGGGGCTTCAATTCAATGCTTCTCCGAAGATAACATCTCCTCTTAACCTTCCAGCACCGGGCAGGTGTCAGGCCCTATACTTCATCTTACGATTTTGCAGAGCCCTGTGTTTTTGATAAACAGTCGCCTGGACCTCTTCACTGCGGCCCCGATTGCTCGGGGCGACCTTTCTCCCGAAGTTACAGGTCTATTTTGCCTAATTCCTTAGCCATGAATCTCTCGAGCACCTTAGGATTCTCTCCTCAACTACCTGTGTCGGTTTACGGTACTGGTTCTTACTGCCTGAAGTTTAGAGGTTTTTCTTGGAAGCCCTTAGGCGCACTATCTCTTTGTCCGAAGACTCCGAGTACTATCGCATTTCACCAAACTCTCCGGATTTGCCTAGAGAGCCTATAGCTAGGTGCTTTAACGAACTATTCCGTCAGTTCGCGGCGCTTTCATCACTCCGTCACCCCATCACAGCAATAAGAAGTACGGGAATATTAACCCGTTGGCCATCGACTGTCCCTTTCGGGTTCGCCTTAGGTCCAGACTAACCCACAGCTGATTAGCATAGCTGTGGAAACCTTAGTTTTTCGGTGTGCGGGTTTCTCGCCCGCATTATCGTTACTTATGCCTACATTTTCTTTTCTGACCGGTCCAGCATACCTTACGATACACCTTCAGCCCTGTCAGAATGCTCCCCTACCACTTTGTGTTGCCACAAAATCCATAGCTTCGGTAATATGCTTATGCCCGATTATTATCCATGCTCGTCCGCTCGACTAGTGAGCTGTTACGCACTCTTTAAATGAATGGCTGCTTCCAAGCCAACATCCTAGCTGTCTGGGCAGACAAACCTCGTTCTTTCAACTTAGCATATATTTGGGGACCTTAGCTGATGGTCTGGGTTCTTTCCCTCTCGGACTTGGACCTTAGCACCCAAGCCCTCACTGCTGTAAAACATTATATAGCATTCGGAGTTTGTCAGGAATTGGTAGGCGGTGAAGCCCCCGCATCCAATCAGTAGCTCTACCTCTATATAACTATTATCAGCGCTGCACCTAAATGCATTTCGGGGAGTACGAGCTATTTCCGAGTTTGATTGGCCTTTCACCCCTACCCACAGGTCATCCGAAGACTTTTCAACGTCAACCGGTTCGGTCCTCCACTGTGTGTTACCACAGCTTCAACCTGCCCATGGGTAGATCACACGGTTTCGCGTCTAACACTACTGACTAAAGCGCCCTATTCAGACTCGCTTTCGCTGCGGATCCATGGCTTAACCACTTATCCTTGCCAGCAGCGTTAACTCGTAGGCTCATTATGCAAAAGGCACGCCGTCACCCCACGAAGGGGCTCCGACCGCTTGTAAGCGCATGGTTTCAGGATCTATTTCACTCCGTTATTCACGGTTCTTTTCACCTTTCCCTCACGGTACTGGTTCACTATCGGTCTCTCAGGAGTATTTAGCCTTAGCGGATGGTCCCGCCAAATTCAGACAGGGTTTCACGTGCCCCGCCCTACTCAGGATACCGCTATCCTTTACATTCATTACTTATACGAGGCTATCACTCTCTATGGCTCTACTTTCCAGCAGATTCTAATTCTTTATGCAAGAAATGTCGCGGTCCTACAACCCCAGCAATGCCGTAACAATCCTGGTTTGGGCTAATCCGCGTTCGCTCGCCACTACTTACGGAATCACTTTTGTTTTCTTCTCCTCCGCCTACTTAGATGTTTCAGTTCAGCGGGTTTGCCCACCTATCGGTGTGCTATATCTTCAATATAGCGGGTTGCCCCATTCGGATATCTGCGGATCAATCGGTGTGTGCCCGTCCCCGCAGCTTTTCGCAGCTTATCACGTCCTTCATCGCCTCTGAGAGCCTAGGCATCCCCCATGCGCCCTTATTTTGCTTATTGCACCAATCTTGTTCCTTAAAACAAGACCGTTTTGTTTTGTTTTTATTATTGCTAATAAAAACGCTTTCTACTTTCTTATTATTTTCTTATCTCAATATGTCAATGAACTTTTTTCCTTTCGGAACTGTGGAGAATAACGGAGTCGAACCGTTGACCTCCTGCGTGCAAGGCAGGCGCTCTAGCCAGCTGAGCTAATCCCCCAAATCTAATGATGAATTGTGAATTATGAATTATGAATTAATATTCATAACGC from Flavobacterium sp. KACC 22763 includes these protein-coding regions:
- a CDS encoding alpha/beta hydrolase, encoding MAKKAINPTKSLKIPKIIIISAKICAFISTKLVTKFAAKIFTSPIKHKVPKRELEMNSKSQQKLVYVPAIDKSVVTYIYGKSQRKVLLVHGWSGRGTQLFKIADELLANGYSTVSFDAPAHGKSKGKTTIMSEFIASILEIEKQFGPFEIAIGHSLGGMSVLNSIKDGLKVEKAVIIGSGDIVQDILDEFIFKLGLKKEISIHLRDYFESMYQVKMDDFSAYKAAQKVEIPVLVMHDKDDPEVSVKAGIHIHENLKNGTLFLTEGLGHRKILGNQNVIKKILDFIKNA
- a CDS encoding endonuclease III domain-containing protein; amino-acid sequence: MNLFSEDEDWEAKLKPILKKYKGKKHPLEYQNTYQLLVMVILSAQDSDANINTIAPKLFEKYPTLKSISQTDIETFTSHITKVRNYTTKAQWILDIAKTIKEDANIPLTMSGLTALKGVGRKSANVILRETNKPAEGIIADLHVIRVAPRIGIIKESKDGNKVEKDLMQILPKNIWSEIGMAISFLGRETCRPKPKCLECLLADICLYYNTEVI
- a CDS encoding nuclear transport factor 2 family protein; this translates as MKTYISIFFLLFGLSCNAQKQEVQKCIESFFEGFHQRDSTKIKLVCADKMILQSISESTVKGNKLSNESVKEFYKSIASIPVSMKFQEKILSYNIQIDGSMAHVWTPYEFYINDKLSHTGVNAFTLFKEKDSWKIIYLIDTRRK
- a CDS encoding DUF1569 domain-containing protein, with the protein product MQNVFLKEDCNQFVNRVNQLKSDSMPLWGKMSVDQMLAHCNVTYEMVYDNIHPKPNVVMKLLLKLLAKNKVVSESPYPRNLSTAPQFIIKGDRDFELEKNRLISYIQKTQELGEKEFDGKESLSFGVLSSKEWNNMFAKHLDHHFSQFGV